A region of Chloracidobacterium sp. DNA encodes the following proteins:
- a CDS encoding VCBS repeat-containing protein has translation MPKTSSSRIFVITSVLIVLTAIAVNANWWSASGFGLFTANNAAHETAATEEIADDQVPDGLSSSDWEGIRAAYEAGRSRSIGSVGQEAYLKPEAVGITQASDQFGNKVAISGDTVVVGAPSEDSSTTGVNSTPDEGSSNSGAAFVFTRTAGVWTQQAYLKPTAIGTTQTNDGFGYSVAVSGDTLVVGARFEDSSTTGVNSTPDESSSNSGAAYIFTRSAGVWTQQAYLKPAAVGTTQAGDEFGWSVAVSGDTVVVGAWQEDSSTTGVNSSPDESSLSSGASYIFTRSAGVWTQEAYLKPAAVGTTQANDIFGDSVAVSGDTVIVGATFENSSTTGVNSTPNESSGNAGAAYVFTRSAGVWTQEAYLKPAAVGTTQSGDDFGTSVAVSGDTVVVGAPFEDSSTMGVNSSPNESSLSSGSAYVFTRNAGVWTQEADLKPAAVGTTQAGDNFGTSVAASDNTLVVGAWLEDSSTTSVNSAPNESSTNSGSAYVFTRSVGVWTQEAYLKPAAVGTTQAGDEFGTSVAVSGDTVVAGAFFEDSSTTGVNSSPNEGASGSGAAYVIAGVGLPTLGDYADTSVSLSGDTTITPSATPANVTSITVSANTNFKGTFAADPTTGIVTVTDAHPAGTYTVTVRAFGPGGTTTKTFTLTVISTPCGAGFTDGFTNAANANAGSQPSSVAIGDFNGDGEQDLAITNAVSSTVSIRLGNGLGGFSGSTNVSVGSDARSIAIGDFNGDGKQDLVVAYFDASSVSIRLGDGLGGFSGSTNVNVGPDARSVAIGDFNGDGRQDLAAANYDSNTVSIRLGDGLGGFSGSTNINVGSNPFSVAIGDFNADGNQDLAVVNHLSATVSIRLGNGSGGFSVFTEVTVGTNPIFVAIGDFNGDGKQDLAVTNYVSNTVSIRLGNGLGGFSGSTNISVGTGPVSVAIGDFDRDGDQDFAAVNSNSDTVSIRLGNGLGGFSSSTSVSVGSGPNSVAIGDFNSDGKQDLAVTNPDSNTVSIRLGSCVATTPTSTNTATNTPTNTATNTATNTPTNTATASATNTPTPSCAQVIENFDGAVPPNYEVAYTGDAPYTKTISGGSVGGDINGNIHQNAFILSNFDVILHDQSGTGRFLYHQTVADLAAPSYAGKVWGTVSPVPVIPNTSYVFSFYLTNRTPGNPAQIEPRINGVAIAPAVSALGFFGSGNPAHKWQQFSFQWTSDGSGTPVDLSLWNLEATGAGNDFGIDTITLVCTPTPTPTLTNTATATATATPTNTPTPTPACKGILDPTFDIDGLVTTDVSLTGTDHAHAVAIQPNDGMIVAAGYSKVGSNYDFALARYDTAGSLDLQFGGNSTGTVTTDVSPLQNDYGRSVAIRPDGKIVVAGDSKSGGYVAFSVARYLSTGSLDGSFNGTGKVITNILTKNDKGKAVAIHSDGVGGYKTVVAGWSKGQGHSGSSFTVVRYLDDGTLDPSFNGTGKVTTPIGNGHDSALAVAVYPDGLGMGGYKIVAAGHSNNGSNYDFALVRYNDSGTLDASFGGGIVTTGFISGQDDFASSVAVQQVGPNSWKTLVAGYSKTGSKPNFALARYLDSGALDNTFDTDGMVTTQISAGYDVAKSVAIQPDGKIVAAGSANTGSATDFALVRYLDNGLLDTTFGILGTGIVTTPILTKQDAAWSMAIQADGNIVAAGNSSDNGSIFEFSLARYTGSCAARSARGSSPTASPTPTEDPTISGTVTYGNELSPPKFVSNAAVTGDGLPFVSTTTDASGQYSLTGFSDDVYSVSLSRPLTHNGISSNDAARVAQHVSGISLLPTPVRNIADVSGNGVISSTDAAKIAQFVVGLPSTPPNLSGTWQFFVAPGPSTFPAGEYPEETSYPLVTESITGQDYVGILFGEVTGNWNAALPRPAQGGEGSVAVELPSVVASTDKEIVVPVNVEGIANKGVISYEFDLRYDPSVMQPLVEPVDVSGTVSRGLSVVTNATKPGLLRVVIYGAYPIDENGVLLNLRFSSVGVVGSVSPISFERIMFNEGDTQVSVANGLVEIVGN, from the coding sequence ATGCCTAAAACATCGTCGTCACGCATTTTCGTTATCACTTCAGTCCTTATCGTTCTAACAGCCATTGCTGTCAATGCCAACTGGTGGAGTGCATCGGGCTTTGGCCTATTCACGGCGAACAATGCGGCGCATGAGACTGCCGCGACTGAGGAGATCGCGGACGATCAAGTTCCGGACGGGCTGTCGTCGTCGGACTGGGAGGGCATACGAGCGGCTTATGAGGCGGGCCGCAGCAGAAGCATTGGATCCGTTGGCCAGGAAGCCTATCTCAAGCCGGAGGCCGTCGGCATCACGCAGGCAAGTGACCAGTTTGGCAACAAGGTTGCCATCTCGGGCGACACGGTGGTTGTCGGGGCGCCCAGTGAGGACAGCAGTACGACGGGCGTGAACAGCACACCCGACGAGGGCTCCAGCAATTCCGGTGCGGCCTTCGTTTTCACTCGCACCGCAGGTGTCTGGACGCAGCAGGCGTACCTCAAGCCCACCGCCATTGGCACGACACAGACTAATGACGGTTTCGGCTATTCGGTAGCCGTCTCGGGCGACACATTGGTCGTCGGAGCACGTTTCGAGGACAGCAGTACGACGGGCGTGAACAGCACACCCGACGAGAGCTCCAGCAATTCCGGTGCGGCCTATATCTTTACGAGAAGCGCAGGCGTGTGGACGCAGCAGGCCTATCTCAAGCCCGCCGCCGTCGGCACTACCCAGGCGGGTGACGAGTTCGGCTGGTCGGTGGCGGTTTCGGGCGACACGGTGGTCGTCGGGGCTTGGCAGGAGGACAGCAGCACGACAGGCGTGAACAGCTCGCCGGACGAGAGTTCCCTCTCCTCCGGTGCGTCCTACATCTTCACCCGCAGTGCCGGCGTGTGGACGCAGGAGGCGTATCTCAAGCCCGCAGCTGTCGGCACCACCCAGGCGAATGACATTTTCGGCGATTCGGTGGCTGTCTCTGGCGACACGGTGATCGTCGGCGCTACTTTTGAGAACAGCAGCACGACGGGTGTCAACAGCACGCCAAACGAGAGCTCGGGCAATGCCGGTGCAGCATACGTCTTCACCCGCAGTGCTGGCGTGTGGACGCAGGAGGCCTATCTCAAACCCGCCGCCGTCGGCACCACGCAGTCGGGTGACGATTTCGGTACCTCGGTGGCCGTCTCAGGCGACACGGTGGTCGTCGGGGCTCCCTTTGAAGACAGCAGCACGATGGGCGTGAACAGCTCGCCCAACGAGAGTTCCTTGAGCTCCGGTTCGGCCTACGTCTTCACCCGCAACGCAGGCGTGTGGACTCAGGAGGCGGATCTCAAGCCCGCCGCCGTCGGCACTACGCAGGCGGGTGACAACTTTGGCACCTCGGTGGCCGCCTCGGACAACACGTTAGTCGTCGGAGCTTGGCTTGAAGACAGCAGCACAACAAGCGTGAACAGCGCTCCAAATGAGAGTTCCACTAATTCCGGTTCCGCTTACGTTTTTACCCGCAGCGTCGGCGTGTGGACGCAGGAGGCGTATCTCAAGCCCGCCGCCGTCGGCACGACGCAGGCGGGTGACGAGTTCGGCACCTCGGTGGCCGTCTCGGGCGACACTGTGGTCGCCGGGGCTTTTTTTGAGGACAGCAGCACGACGGGCGTGAACAGCTCGCCCAACGAGGGAGCCTCCGGTTCCGGTGCGGCCTACGTCATCGCCGGTGTTGGTTTGCCGACGCTTGGCGATTATGCGGACACCTCAGTGAGTCTAAGCGGCGACACGACGATCACACCTTCGGCGACACCGGCCAATGTGACAAGTATCACTGTTTCGGCCAACACCAACTTTAAGGGCACGTTTGCTGCCGACCCGACGACAGGTATTGTAACGGTGACCGACGCACATCCTGCCGGCACTTACACCGTGACGGTGAGGGCATTTGGTCCTGGAGGGACGACGACCAAGACCTTTACGCTGACGGTCATTAGTACCCCTTGCGGGGCAGGTTTTACTGACGGTTTCACTAACGCCGCCAATGCAAACGCGGGCTCTCAGCCTAGCTCAGTCGCGATCGGAGATTTCAATGGGGACGGCGAGCAGGATCTGGCTATTACCAACGCTGTCTCAAGCACGGTCTCGATTCGTCTTGGAAATGGGTTGGGGGGCTTTAGCGGCTCAACCAATGTCAGTGTAGGCTCAGACGCCCGTTCAATCGCAATCGGAGATTTCAATGGGGACGGCAAGCAGGATTTGGTCGTTGCCTACTTTGATGCAAGTTCGGTCTCGATCCGCCTGGGAGATGGGCTGGGAGGCTTTAGCGGCTCGACCAATGTCAACGTAGGCCCTGACGCCCGTTCAGTCGCAATCGGAGATTTCAATGGTGACGGCAGGCAGGATCTGGCTGCAGCCAACTATGACTCGAACACAGTTTCGATCCGCTTGGGAGATGGTTTGGGCGGCTTTAGCGGCTCAACTAATATCAACGTAGGCTCCAATCCCTTTTCAGTTGCGATCGGTGATTTCAATGCCGACGGCAACCAGGATCTGGCTGTTGTCAACCACCTTTCAGCCACAGTTTCGATTCGCCTGGGCAATGGCTCGGGTGGCTTTAGCGTCTTCACTGAGGTCACCGTGGGCACAAATCCTATTTTTGTCGCGATCGGGGATTTCAATGGGGACGGCAAACAGGATCTGGCCGTGACCAACTATGTCTCAAACACAGTCTCGATCCGTCTTGGCAATGGCTTGGGTGGCTTTAGCGGCTCAACTAATATCAGCGTGGGCACTGGTCCCGTTTCAGTTGCAATCGGAGATTTTGATCGAGACGGCGATCAGGATTTTGCTGCGGTCAACTCTAACTCAGACACAGTTTCGATTCGTTTGGGAAATGGATTGGGCGGTTTCAGCAGCTCAACTAGTGTAAGCGTGGGTTCTGGGCCCAATTCAGTCGCGATCGGAGATTTCAATAGTGACGGCAAGCAGGATCTGGCTGTGACCAACCCAGACTCAAACACCGTTTCGATCCGTTTGGGCTCTTGCGTGGCGACAACCCCAACTTCGACAAATACGGCTACGAATACTCCGACAAATACTGCGACAAATACTGCGACAAATACACCGACTAACACGGCAACTGCTAGCGCAACGAATACGCCAACACCTTCATGTGCGCAGGTTATCGAGAATTTCGACGGGGCTGTTCCGCCTAACTATGAGGTCGCCTATACAGGCGACGCGCCCTACACCAAAACCATTTCCGGAGGTTCCGTCGGCGGTGATATCAATGGCAACATTCATCAGAATGCATTCATCTTGTCGAACTTCGACGTCATACTCCACGATCAAAGCGGGACAGGTCGTTTCCTGTATCATCAGACGGTGGCTGATCTTGCCGCACCCTCTTATGCCGGTAAGGTTTGGGGGACGGTCTCGCCCGTGCCGGTGATCCCGAATACCAGTTATGTTTTTTCATTCTACTTGACGAATCGAACCCCCGGCAACCCTGCTCAAATTGAACCGCGCATCAATGGTGTCGCTATTGCACCGGCTGTGTCGGCTCTTGGATTTTTCGGCTCCGGGAACCCGGCTCACAAATGGCAGCAATTCTCCTTCCAATGGACTTCGGACGGAAGCGGGACACCGGTGGATCTGAGTTTGTGGAACCTGGAGGCTACTGGTGCCGGAAACGACTTCGGGATCGATACGATCACGCTGGTGTGCACACCAACTCCAACTCCAACGCTGACGAACACCGCAACGGCCACTGCCACTGCTACCCCAACAAATACGCCGACACCTACTCCAGCATGCAAGGGAATCCTCGATCCGACATTTGACATCGACGGGTTGGTCACGACCGATGTTTCGCTGACCGGCACCGATCATGCCCACGCAGTTGCCATACAGCCAAACGACGGGATGATAGTCGCCGCCGGATATTCCAAGGTCGGCTCGAACTATGACTTCGCTCTTGCCCGCTACGACACGGCTGGCTCGCTTGATCTCCAATTCGGCGGCAATAGCACTGGTACAGTCACGACCGATGTTTCGCCGCTCCAAAATGACTACGGCCGCTCAGTTGCCATTCGGCCTGACGGAAAGATCGTCGTTGCGGGAGATAGTAAGAGCGGTGGGTACGTTGCTTTCTCCGTTGCTCGATACCTCTCGACCGGCTCGCTCGATGGCTCATTTAACGGCACCGGCAAGGTTATAACCAATATCCTGACCAAAAATGATAAGGGCAAGGCAGTTGCCATACACTCGGACGGCGTTGGCGGCTATAAGACAGTCGTGGCCGGATGGAGCAAAGGTCAAGGACATTCTGGTTCGAGTTTCACAGTTGTCCGCTACCTAGACGACGGCACGCTCGATCCGTCATTTAACGGCACCGGCAAGGTCACGACCCCGATCGGGAATGGGCACGATTCTGCCCTCGCAGTTGCCGTATACCCGGACGGCCTTGGCATGGGCGGCTATAAGATAGTCGCGGCCGGGCATAGCAATAACGGCTCGAACTATGATTTCGCTCTTGTCCGCTACAACGACAGCGGCACGCTCGATGCCTCATTCGGAGGCGGAATAGTCACGACCGGATTCATCTCGGGTCAAGATGATTTCGCCAGCTCAGTTGCCGTACAACAGGTCGGCCCGAACAGCTGGAAGACACTCGTGGCCGGATATAGCAAGACGGGCTCGAAACCGAATTTCGCTCTTGCCCGCTACCTGGACAGCGGTGCGCTCGATAACACATTTGACACTGACGGCATGGTCACGACGCAGATCTCCGCTGGATACGATGTGGCCAAGTCCGTTGCGATACAGCCTGACGGAAAGATAGTCGCGGCGGGAAGTGCCAATACCGGCTCGGCCACGGATTTTGCTCTTGTCCGCTACTTGGACAACGGCTTGCTCGATACCACATTCGGCATCCTCGGCACAGGCATCGTCACGACGCCGATCTTGACCAAACAAGATGCCGCCTGGTCAATGGCGATCCAGGCTGACGGAAACATAGTTGCGGCCGGAAATAGCTCGGACAACGGCTCGATCTTTGAATTCTCTCTTGCCCGTTACACCGGCTCCTGTGCGGCACGCTCAGCGAGGGGGAGTAGTCCAACGGCGTCGCCTACACCGACGGAGGACCCGACCATATCGGGAACGGTTACTTACGGCAACGAATTATCACCGCCGAAGTTTGTCTCGAACGCAGCGGTAACCGGGGACGGATTGCCCTTTGTGTCCACGACGACCGATGCCTCCGGCCAATACTCGCTAACCGGATTCAGCGACGATGTTTACTCAGTGTCGCTGTCGAGGCCATTAACACATAACGGCATATCCTCAAACGACGCGGCGAGAGTTGCACAACACGTTTCGGGGATCAGCCTGCTTCCTACTCCGGTAAGGAACATAGCAGATGTCAGCGGCAACGGCGTTATCTCTTCAACAGATGCCGCAAAGATCGCCCAGTTCGTTGTCGGGCTTCCATCTACCCCGCCGAATCTGTCCGGGACATGGCAATTCTTTGTGGCTCCGGGGCCATCCACTTTCCCGGCCGGTGAGTATCCGGAAGAAACATCATATCCTTTGGTCACAGAGAGCATCACGGGCCAGGATTATGTCGGCATTCTGTTTGGCGAGGTAACCGGCAACTGGAATGCTGCTCTTCCGCGTCCGGCTCAAGGTGGCGAGGGGAGCGTGGCTGTCGAATTGCCGTCGGTTGTTGCTTCGACTGACAAAGAGATCGTTGTGCCGGTTAATGTTGAGGGTATTGCTAACAAAGGCGTGATCTCGTATGAGTTTGATCTAAGGTATGATCCTTCGGTGATGCAGCCGCTTGTTGAACCAGTCGATGTTTCGGGAACCGTAAGTCGCGGGCTTTCGGTTGTGACAAATGCGACCAAACCTGGACTTTTGCGAGTAGTTATTTACGGGGCGTATCCGATAGATGAGAATGGTGTGCTTTTGAATCTTAGGTTTTCTTCTGTTGGAGTTGTTGGTTCGGTTTCGCCGATCTCGTTCGAGCGGATCATGTTCAACGAGGGCGACACGCAAGTGTCAGTGGCTAATGGTCTGGTCGAGATTGTGGGGAATTAA